From the genome of Cololabis saira isolate AMF1-May2022 chromosome 1, fColSai1.1, whole genome shotgun sequence:
ttcttttatttgcagcagcgtttgtttttatttgcagcgtttcttttatttgcagcagagtTTCTTTacatttgcagcgtttctttaattttcagcaatggcgggtctcggccaccgtactttcTAGCTCTTTGAAAACATttagaagaaaacaacaaaaaaaacccacataaATCCAAAATGTGAGACCTCTTATCTGTTTGTCGATTGCCTTCATGAACATTCAACCATGATGTTATTATCCAGCGTTAACACTTTGACTGCTGCTGGCTGATTTGACTCCAGTAAAAGCTCCTGCGCTGGTGTTTTCCACTCACGGTTCAGGCCGGTGAAGCTGAACATCCCGATCTGCTGGGTGATGTGGTTCCAGGTCCCGGGGGTGCCCAGAGCTTCCAGCTTGCTCCTCAGCTGGTCCCGCATCAGCAGAACCCGGTCGGCCATGGTCTTCACGTTACCCTTCCTGCACAGAGGAGAAACGGAGGGGAGACAGCAAAGAGAAAAGGACACAATTAGAAATAGgaattcaaataaaagaaaagaaaagaaagggttTCTTATAACTACAACTAAAGTATATGAATCAGGACTATACCGAGGCCGGCTGAACTGAAACTGGAACAGAGTTCACAGACTGAAAGTTTAGACTGATTAGACCCAGAGTTGATTTGAAGCTGGAATATTCCTTCAACAGCTGAACCTCCGCTGGTCCAACATGCAGCACGAGTCTGTCCTTCCCTCTCTACTCTCAGTCTCCTCTTCACAAGCTTCCCTTTTAGTTTGAACAGGCAAGTAACAGGGTTAAAAAAATCAACAGAGTCTTAtaacacaagccgggactccagggctagtctactgaatgttttagatgtttccccgtcttcaacacacctgattctaatcactggtcgtcatcaacatcatcaaggtttacacaactctgttggagacacagccttgtctatcagggttgtgttgaggcagaaacatctaaaacctgcaatAGACTCGAGTCctctgcgatttgaccagtcacgtgatctggtcacgttgccggcagcgaaaaaaaagtcaacagtgctgcTTGTCCGcctgtaacctaaatctaccatggcctcagtgtcagggctcggccaggcggggctttataaatatatgggctttataaatgtattaaatgtatgagcgcggagtcggcgaggagctgtgCGCCGcgacgagcacgagccgggcgcgcaCGAGCTGGGCGCGCTCCCACGGACAGTGGAGTCAcgctgtgaaggctgatttatggttctgcgttaagtcgacgcagagcctacgccgtaggttacgccgtaggttacgcggcgacgcacaccgtacggtgcgcgtcgccgcgtaacctacggcgtagtctctgcgtcggtgtaacgcggaaccataaatcagccttaaaccacctgcagcccgtcagctcatcaggaggttaaacagcggctgccagttgttcattgctagttcgttttgttaactctgagctttgttggtttgtttgttagtttgctggtggtttttatTTCTCTGTGATTTTcgagttatttgtgaagaagttctgagttccctgtgaggaaggttttttgttccctgtgggagtttttctgtgtttttctattaaactctgcctcgttttggctaaagtttaacccggtttggtgtcgtgtgattgggttcagagaacaacccataacactcgtgtgtacagacgtgtgtagatGTGTTAAAGAGctaaagccacagatttgttttctttattgttgtaatctgtgctttaaataaatctgacattgtttattataaaacaaactgatttattgcttgtgtagtgaacaggaccttgaaaaaataatcgcaatcgcaatattgaggaagaaaatcgcaattagattattttccaaaatcgttcagccctacttaTAACACTTTCTAAATCAACAAGACATGCTCTCTGCATGCACTCCGTCCTGCTCGTTGGTAAcggcaggacactagcaggacaccAGCAGGACACCGGCAGGACACCGGCAGGACACcggcaggacactagcaggtcGACCTCTAGCACCGTACCATTCTGCAAACAGCTCGGGACAGTTGAGGGTCTTGCTGACAACGCGTGCTCCCTGAGACGGGGGGTTGGACCAGGTCACCCTCACAATCTTCTCCATCTGGGACAGGATGCGGGTCAGGTTCTCGTTGTCCTTGGCAACCACTGTCAGGTTCCCCACTCTCTCATCTGAGAACAACCACGGAGAGGAAACAGCTCGTATTCAACCACAAGAGTACGTACGAGTGAACATGGGACTTTGAATTGACTAACTCTTGGCTTGTGTTATGGAGCTCCACCACTCCCAACCATCTAAATTCAAATGTGCCCCGGTGTGGTGGGGGAGCGCGTCATGTACTCACTATACAGGCCAAAGTTTTTGGAGAAGGACTGAGCAACGAAGAGTTCAAAACCCTCGGAGATGAAGAAGCGGATGGCCCAGGCGTCTTTGTCCAGGCTTCCAGAAGCAAAGCCCTGGTACGCTGAATCAAAGAAGGCAAACAGCTTCCTCCTCTGTGGAAGGAAGACCATGGAAATGTTGAGGAGTAAACCGTTTAAAACCAGCAGGTTCAGCATGAGAAGACGTGGTGCACAGACCCCTGACGCCACCTTTGCCCCGGTTTTACCTTCATGACCTCGGAGATTTTCTTCCACTCCTCCTGGGTGGGGTCGGTGCCCGTGGGGTTGTGGGCACAAGCATGCAGGACGAAGATGGAGTGTTCTGGAGCTTTCTGTCGACAGAGTCAGATCATTCCACACACGTGAGCAAAGGATGCTTTTAAAAACAGATCTTTATTACCCATAAAAgactaaagaggaaaaaaaaaactgtcttttAGCTGTTTTCAACGTCGCTGACAGAACAACATTCCTTGGTGAGAAATACAACTGGTCCATGTGTGTGAAAATGTCCAAGTTAATAGAAAGCAGGCACATCATCCTCCACGCGTCACAATCACCGAGCTGTATCACTTAAAATACAGGACTTAGGTTACGTCCTCGGAAGTATGGCTACATTtttgaatattattattattgttattagaattctttttttgtatgtaCCTTTTCCAAAATTTAGCTGAAATAAGGGCTGGGGaaagattcaaatgtcaagaattgatttgattccgatttttaagattcagaatcgattatcaagatttgattcgatccaatttgattccgatatttaTTTGGGTTAgcgttattaaaactgttttttgagttgttgcatgaattatatgactgtcgtTCTGCAACAtcttaatactagtattatattgagattaaacagcaagtattgcagctaatgatgctgtaaggaccaatcagctccctatttgttccattttcggtctattttggtttttaatttttgagaatttggtttttatcattttttgcaaatgtaaccccaagacagtatataaagtaatgaaatatagacaatttatgcaattataacctaacactttaatgttttcatacctttaaacatatttaaaggcaaaaacatggcaccagttattctcgtgtccaacaaaacattccttttttggggataaacaaaaaaataaccaaaatgtaatgatgaaaaaaataaacgtaaataaataaaataaaaaaaaaataaaaatcgatctttagacatatgaatcgatttttaggaattaatatgagaatcgatttagaattgggaaatcgattttttcaacacaggcctagctgAAATGCACATGCACATTGATTTAAttctaaaatgaaaacagacTAATATAGCTGCAGCCTCAGGCAGCTGTTCGCAGTATCGTATGACAAACATCGCTCAAGTGTGTGGCCGCCGTCATTTTACCAACCCAAATAACACATGAAAAGAATGGCTGCAAAACGGGCCAAGAAAAGCTTCAGGCCACAAGCCAGATCCAGACGCTGCAGTAAAGCAGAGGAGAGGCCGGCTGGCCCCACTTAACCGCCCCACACACCTCGGGGGGATTCACCAGTGTGAAGAGTCAACCACTAGAGTGCAGCTGGAAGAAAGACGGGATGTCCGGCCCATTTTTATATGGCAAACTCTGTGTGAAAGTAGCTAAAGTCATTGTGATGATGGTAAAAGCTCCAGCAGCTCTTACCTCCAGGTCGTCCAGGAGCCCGGTGAGGTCCAGGCCTCTCTTAGCAGCATCCCAGTAGTGGTATGGGCGGATGTCCTGGAAGCCAGCATCAGCAAACACACCATTGTGGTTCTCTGGGAGGAGCAAGAGAACCAAGACCACGGTTAAAAGCTCAACCATACACAGAGATTGTTTTACTCATCGAATCCATTCACTTCATCTTAGGGAGCTTTCAcctctgtcccgtttggagcagctGTTCCAGAACAgagagcgtttccccctaaagatcggctGGTTTGGTTTATCTGAAcacaatcgcgctcggatgcggcacaaaacatGCGAGCCGAGATCgtctaggagaggttagggttaggttctcggatcgcttccattccagacctggagcggtgcgtttgtttttatttggagcgagaacataatcgacacagcaacacaactccattcatgtgtatgtgcgaccgctgagcatccaccaccttctctcctactggacacaactttctctcttctcccttctctcctattggacgagccgagatgtcgtcacagcgcggcacggtgaaataaaaaaatgttcaattcaggcaggcgccctctcgtccgccgctgagctcggaggcagagcggtccgctctagcgctgcggtagcacatacatgaATGGGATTGGCGGCGGCGGTCGCCACTTTGCGTGAAAGGGGTTataagtaggaatgggtgatattttaccgttcgaaagaaagaaagaaagaaagaaagaaagaaagaaagaaagaaagaaagaaagaaagaaagaaagaaagaaagaaagaaagaaagaaagaaagaaagaaagaaagaaagaaagaaagaaagaaagaaagaaagaaagaaagaaagaaagaaagaaagaaagaaagaaagaaagaaagaaagaaagaaagaaagaaagaaagaaagaaagaaagagttaaattggtattttttttaatcgtcatttttatcgttatcgggataaatgccagaaattttttagtccataccgcccatccctagttataagcattgttgtttttcccgggatACGGAAGAGGAacctccttccgcgttcatttctgaccaatgggAGAACAGTTGGTTTTCATGGCATTTGCtatcagctttgaaccgctacagacggctGCCTTGAGAACACAAACTCCACATACGAGAAACCAAACAACTGTatggatttagcccctgaatggGAACAAAACCaatgggccacaggtctgaaagctccTTAGACACAGAGTCTCTCTGGAATTCTGTCTGGAAACATCTTTGCTGCCCCGTCACAGTGGAAGCCAGTCATCTGCTTTAGATCCACACTCACCCCAAGTAGGTGCTGAGACGTAGACGGGCGTGGCTGCGTTGTTGACGCCGTTGTACCACTTCCTCAGGAACGCTGAGCCGATCCTCAGCGCTCCCGTGCCCCCCAGGGCCTGGCACGCTCCCACCTGGAGGAGGAAAGAGACGAGGAGAACCACCATCAGAGGACGGGGGGACCCGCTGGATGACAGGGAAGAATCAACCACTAGAGTTTATGAAGAGTAACTAGCAAAAACAGAAGGTTTATGATGTTGATTCTTATAAAACTAAAATGTACAAAGAGTTGCTACACTACAGCTatacataaacattcacaaacccctATGAACACAATAAACCCACAGCGCTGCACTGAACACAACACATATAACAAGGAACAAGaacacccataatgcaatgcggtTACCACAACCACATCACGCTACACTTTTAGGGCTTAGATCGGGGGAAACACCACCACATACGTTATTTTCCTGGCCTTAACCTCTGACAGGAGTGTCTCCAGCTCATGGtcaatgttctttttttccccccacttgCTTTTGGCATTTCCTCGTTTGGATGAGCAGTTTTTCGTGGATATTTATACTCACGATCATATTCAAATTGATCTACTTGAGGAAAGAGACGTGGAGGAGTTCGGTGCTAACAAACCTGCATTTAATCTCACTTCCATTGTGATGTTCAGTGAAAACGTGTGTAGATTCGGGCGTATGCACAGCTTTAAAcatcagatttttttatatttttttttgcattggcAAGATTTTTTATAGATAGATTTAAGATGAAATCCACACAACTTTGCAGCATGAGAGCCCAGGACCTGTGGATGCAAAAACAAGCCCAAATTCCCCCCCCCTTCCTCCACTGTGACGGTGGTTTGGGGCGTTTCTGCTCGTGCGTTGTTTCATTCTGTGGCTCGGCATTACAGCCAGAACTATTTCACTCCTCTGTCTTCTAATGTTACAaaagtcttgtggtttgttgagcTGCAGCTCCGTAACCTTCACTTAGGCTGCCTTGTTCTTTTAGAGCGTGGAGAATTTCTCCTGGGAACCCTTCCAATCAAAGTCATACTTGTGGAGTCCTTTTATAACTCTACCGTCATGAACTTTGACATTTTAAATGCTAACTTGGGCCTGACTCAAACGCAAATGGTTGGAACCAGATCAAACAAACGGAGGTGGAAATCCTCCTGATTTTACAAGTGCAAGCTCTCTTGAAATCACAAGATATCCTGAGAATTCTTGGCATTCCTTCCAGATATTGACATTGACATGCATTCATGGCTCTTCCAGTACATGCTCGCTTAAGTTAGCTTCACCTTCAAACCCTGCGTCAACAGCTTCAGAGATTACAAATAGAATGAGACCAAACGTTTTGTAATGTCACTCACACCCTTTACATCCTTAAAAATGTCAGCTTTATAGGATGTAgtaacatttattcacacaactTGCAACAATCTGCGTTTGCCTCCATCAGCTCTTACCATAGCGGgcacaaaacaaacataaaagacCTGATGTTTCCAGTTGTTCTCAAGCTCTGAGAATGACAAACATGACTAAAGTCAAACTCAAAAcaaatgtttgtttgtctccTGGTCCTTCCCAGGTCATGATCCAGCTCCATCCAAGCTTTAATTGtttaacatactgtatacaGAGGAGTTAATGCTCGACTCAACCACTGTAAAATCCCCGGGTCCTTGTGGATACAGAAACAGCTCCAAACCCTCCCCCTTCCACCACTGTTATTGATGGTTGGAGGCCTTTGTTCTCATGTGTTCTTTTGCTAAAGAGCAATATTGCAAAAGAACTTGTCGTTTGTTGAGATGCAGCGCCGTAAAACTTGGCTTGGGCCGCCTTTTTGTTTCAataaccgaatcaaattccatgtcttgtctgacctgacctggccaaataaacatgattgtgATTCAGAGCGTAACTTCTCCTGGCAACCCTCCCAATCAAGGTCATACTAGTGAAGTCTATTTGTAACTCTACTGTCATGAACTCTGACATTTAAAATGCTCACTAGGGCCTGTAGGGTCTGACGTGAACCTCTTACAAAACTTGTGCAGTTTCTCTGAAAAATGTTGTTTGACTTTAAAATGCACTTGCGGTGATGTCCACTCCGGGGAAGACTTGCTATCCGCTGGCTTCCTACTCGTTAATAA
Proteins encoded in this window:
- the LOC133448833 gene encoding aspartate aminotransferase, cytoplasmic-like; translation: MSLFSEVPQAPPVAVFKLTADFREDGDAHKVNLGVGAYRTDDCQPWVLPVVKKVERLIVDDESLNHEYLPILGLPEFRSAASKVALGDDSPAIKENRVGACQALGGTGALRIGSAFLRKWYNGVNNAATPVYVSAPTWENHNGVFADAGFQDIRPYHYWDAAKRGLDLTGLLDDLEKAPEHSIFVLHACAHNPTGTDPTQEEWKKISEVMKRRKLFAFFDSAYQGFASGSLDKDAWAIRFFISEGFELFVAQSFSKNFGLYNERVGNLTVVAKDNENLTRILSQMEKIVRVTWSNPPSQGARVVSKTLNCPELFAEWKGNVKTMADRVLLMRDQLRSKLEALGTPGTWNHITQQIGMFSFTGLNPKQVEFMIKEKHVYLMASGRINMCGLTSKNIDYVAQSIHEAVTKVQ